A genomic window from Rattus norvegicus strain BN/NHsdMcwi chromosome 9, GRCr8, whole genome shotgun sequence includes:
- the Ptma gene encoding prothymosin alpha, whose product MSDAAVDTSSEITTKDLKEKKEVVEEAENGRDAPANGNAQNEENGEQEADNEVDEEEEEGGEEEEEEEEGDGEEEDGDEDEEAEAPTGKRVAEDDEDDDVETKKQKKTDEDD is encoded by the exons ATGTCAGACGCGGCAGTGGACACCAGCTCCGAGATCACCACCAAG GActtgaaggagaagaaggaagttgtggaggaggcagagaatggAAGAGACGCACCTGCCAATGGGAACGCT CAAAATGAGGAAAATGGGGAGCAGGAGGCTGACAATGAggtagatgaagaagaggaagaaggtggggaggaagaggaggaggaggaagaaggtgaTG GtgaggaagaagatggagatgaagatgaggaagctgaggctccTACGGGCAAGCGGGTAGCTGAGGATGATGAG GATGATGATGTTGAGaccaagaagcagaagaagactgATGAGGATGACtag
- the Ptma gene encoding prothymosin alpha isoform X1, whose amino-acid sequence MGSDAGLRWARTHQPQQDLKEKKEVVEEAENGRDAPANGNAQNEENGEQEADNEVDEEEEEGGEEEEEEEEGDGEEEDGDEDEEAEAPTGKRVAEDDEDDDVETKKQKKTDEDD is encoded by the exons ATGGGGTCCGACGCAGGCCTTCGGTGGGCGCGAACCCACCAACCCCAGCAG GActtgaaggagaagaaggaagttgtggaggaggcagagaatggAAGAGACGCACCTGCCAATGGGAACGCT CAAAATGAGGAAAATGGGGAGCAGGAGGCTGACAATGAggtagatgaagaagaggaagaaggtggggaggaagaggaggaggaggaagaaggtgaTG GtgaggaagaagatggagatgaagatgaggaagctgaggctccTACGGGCAAGCGGGTAGCTGAGGATGATGAG GATGATGATGTTGAGaccaagaagcagaagaagactgATGAGGATGACtag